The Hemiscyllium ocellatum isolate sHemOce1 chromosome 17, sHemOce1.pat.X.cur, whole genome shotgun sequence genome has a segment encoding these proteins:
- the snai3 gene encoding zinc finger protein SNAI3, with protein MPRSFLIKKHCSTKKPNYSQLEIQNAPAFSPYLYKGLAFPLMPQVEVLTPIICDPPKLWDRAPISLRVCLPPPPDANVGTETPFSSQPSLEISVKECTAVRGSSTPLRDTVNDLNLSLSKKAKRRITNNGALKGDSNSEEKILEVESTAEAIQEKFECFHCRKVYNTLSGLSKHRQLHCESQTRKYFNCKYCDKEYVSLGALKMHIRTHTLPCVCKICGKAFSRPWLLQGHIRTHTGEKPFACPHCSRAFADRSNLRAHLQTHSDVKRYQCKSCSKTFSRMSLLSKHEEAGCCLTS; from the exons ATGCCCCGTTCTTTCCTCATTAAGAAGCATTGCAGCACCAAAAAGCCCAACTACAGCCAGCTGGAAATTCAGAATG CACCCGCCTTTTCACCCTATTTGTATAAGGGTTTGGCATTTCCACTGATGCCACAGGTCGAAGTGCTCACTCCCATCATTTGTGACCCACCGAAACTGTGGGACAGAGCTCCTATCAGTCTCCGGGTGTGTCTGCCCCCTCCTCcagatgccaatgttggaacAGAAACTCCATTCAGTAGCCAACCAAGCCTGGAGATCAGTGTTAAGGAATGCACGGCTGTCAGAGGCAGCAGCACCCCACTAAGAGATACAGTGAATGACCTTAACCTGTCCCTTTCTAAAAAAGCCAAAAGAAGAATCACAAACAATGGTGCTTTAAAAGGAGACAGCAACTCTGAGGAAAAAATCCTTGAAGTTGAAAGCACTGCTGAAGCAATCCAGGAGAAATTTGAGTGTTTTCACTGTCGCAAGGTGTACAATACTTTATCTGGGCTATCTAAACACAGACAGCTTCATTGTGAATCACAGACTAGAAAATACTTTAACTGCAAGTATTGTGATAAGGAATATGTCAGCCTGGGTGCATTGAAGATGCACATAaggacacacacactgccctgtgTCTGTAAAATCTGTGGTAAAGCCTTCTCAAGACCATGGCTGTTACAGGGACACATCAGAACACATACAG GGGAGAAACCTTTTGCCTGTCCCCATTGTAGCAGGGCTTTTGCAGATCGCTCAAACCTCCGAGCCcacctgcagacacactctgatgTGAAGAGATACCAGTGCAAGAGCTGCTCAAAGACCTTCTCCAGAATGTCTCTTCTTTCCAAACATGAAGAGGCTGGTTGCTGTCTTACATCTTGA